Proteins from one Plasmodium yoelii strain 17X genome assembly, chromosome: 2 genomic window:
- a CDS encoding zinc-carboxypeptidase, putative, with product MTNEINVAKEKMRNEKTEFFSNGLGSPQGIKKIYNDNLNISEKGLKRGENYTVNIVNNINGSNSDASKVAQDLICHEPFKLIYEDSCTHIKIPTIMCQAEENIYNNSTYFGTTIINRHKNNEKRICINKINNLKLFLKNNLKEANLKNRHIFLNNIKNIEDILNYNFRLIRCNTYKNDIPLFCEHDNFVRHIPIVKNKLHELKIAEMERNIKQSASMKSDNMPFIANNSFAENSSNQCKNEKKNSEKNSEKNSEKNSEKNSEKYSIDNIYEEVEDAKKKKKHIKKLHKENLNKPSNKSNELKQFSMYSKLNEIQCVEEPGMTYKCVYPQNTKINDDIKCRHNVDSSKGVHIENSPIVFNSKFESGNLQYVLKEKNKEYYSLFISSDIRMNKKTNQWFYFSASYIPDEYYTKELKKEKEKRQTYMNEFLNDINKETNYNHVKYSVDFSDKFLVSNIKRLKKPVSVIFRIENMSKPHFLYKEGYSPLVFSECKNRFENIQWERNAYNIKYIKNNKSRYLNTKKNCIERLSYNSYTLEFSYDFMYTCDTVYFSSCYPYTYSYLMEYLTFIKNYVNKSRPDINYIEETLCKTTCGFNCPILAITNYDTLYKTSKEDNKNKKFHPKLEGDISIDNMFRLYSSGKENIADKESIADKESIADKENVTDKENVTDKIMNTILDEINLSKYNNKCFNFTNSDIFDSCNAISTLNDKLWMYDLWTFSNELVSKSNIDANFDGVSDLNNYQDISTFDNSNNSNSNSNSNNSSCKWSDNFMSEFPNLLKKKVILKMGRSKKNEEKMVMPCLRGGSLLVSSNKLENNSKEITKEITKGITKEITKGITKEITKGITKEITKEIIFLTCRVHPGETNASYAMHGFLSFIISNNIYANILRTNYIFIIIPMLNIDGVVLGHNRFCSNGFDLNRQWDKPIYYLHPTVYTAKALLKNLQKNNNKIIFYCDFHGHSSKYNCFLFGNSGTRTFLKKNNYTEYFANIIYQSIPWFSLEDTKFKNLNDSEGKGGTARYICGTELKIDCSYTLELSLLGVRVGKSLNYLPSIRDDSPVDNFGKSVDIINDNKNDNKNGNKNGNKNGNKNGNKNGNKNDNKNDNKNGNKNDNKNDNKNGNKNDNKNGKGSDILCGSNKVIDTTSNVKMVVRGGSTRCYTNKAKANRKETEKNGSEFEDSENYQKKLCMSNKENFIFFNENLLLVTGVSFGICLFKFMNLFLHCKSYKKTNEIGSEGLPILRNNLDYMCGHTLEITENFQDLSGKLNNMNKSGNKEESGIIIKKKKLNKNEWLKINYCTYNSEKKINNKNNDENNDENNNENNNQNNNQNNDENINSIVGRMTDDRNISCTYVRNSYGDKRVICPSHKNICLDKKGDKCILASSNEKDKKKKIMIKIKKIYSNNKNKLVTKMKKNCHNNGARNNDNDGNTKKYYTDKTRNKKRLLKGEDENDKHILKINELINLDIFPIISSCNNSNIVNKQQNNNSTKLNFISNGYYKKYVNNKYINTKYVIKRKRKIRVCRKKEIRFSVKPKGPSCIDIMKNIIKKTDLENEGYKIFEIKKNIVCDKSRDKHNKKKTESGRKKKKKKKKKNTKSMKYISVLPNWHAK from the coding sequence ATGACGAATGAAATAAATGTTGCAAAAGAGAAAATGCGAAATGAAAAGACAGAATTTTTCTCCAATGGTTTGGGTAGTCCACagggaataaaaaaaatatataatgataatttgAATATATCTGAAAAGGGTTTAAAAAGGGGAGAAAATTATACCGTTAATATTGTGAACAATATAAATGGAAGTAATAGTGATGCTTCAAAAGTTGCACAAGATTTAATATGCCATGAACCCTTCAAATTAATTTATGAGGATAGTTGCACACATATCAAAATACCAACCATAATGTGCCAAGCCGAAGAAAACATATATAACAACAGCACATATTTTGGTACTACTATTATTAATAGACATAAAAACAATGAGAAAAGAATTtgtataaacaaaataaacaatttaaaattatttttaaaaaacaatttaaaagaagctaatttgaaaaatagacatatatttttaaataacatTAAGAATATCgaagatatattaaattataattttcgtTTGATAAGAtgtaatacatataaaaatgatataccCCTGTTTTGTGAACATGATAACTTTGTTAGGCATATACCGATTGTAAAGAATAAATTACACGAATTAAAAATTGCAGAGATggaaagaaatataaaacaaagtGCTTCGATGAAATCAGACAATATGCCATTTATTGCCAATAATAGTTTTGCAGAAAATAGTTCTAATCAatgtaaaaatgaaaaaaaaaatagtgaaaaaaatagtgaaaaaaatagtgaaaaaaatagtgaaaaaaatagcgaaaaatatagtatagataatatttatgaagAGGTGGAAGacgcaaaaaaaaaaaaaaagcacaTAAAGAAATTACATAAAGAAAACTTGAATAAACCTTCAAACAAATCAAACGAGCTGAAACAATTTTCTATGTATAGTAAATTAAACGAAATACAATGTGTAGAAGAGCCTGGTATGACATATAAATGTGTTTATCCTCAAAATACCAAAATTAATGATGATATTAAATGCCGTCATAATGTAGATAGCTCGAAAGGGGTTCATATAGAAAATTCGCCAATTGTGTTCAATTCTAAATTTGAAAGCGGTAACTTACAATATGTATTAAAGGAAAAGAATAAGGAAtattattctttatttataagtAGCGACATAAGAATGAATAAGAAGACAAATCAATGGTTTTATTTTAGTGCAAGTTATATACCAGATGAATATTACacaaaagaattaaaaaaagaaaaagaaaagagACAAACATATATGAAtgaatttttaaatgatataaataaagaaacaaatTATAATCATGTAAAGTATTCAGTGGATTTTTCTGATAAATTCCTTGTaagtaatattaaaagattaAAAAAACCAGTTTCTGTAATATTTCGTATTGAAAATATGTCAAAGccacattttttatacaaaGAAGGATATTCTCCATTAGTTTTTTCAGAGTGTAAAAACAGATTTGAAAATATACAATGGGAAAGAAATgcttataatataaaatatataaaaaataataaatctaGATATTTgaatactaaaaaaaattgtattgaAAGATTATCCTATAATAGTTATACATTGGAATTTAGTTATGACTTTATGTATACATGTGATACTGTATATTTTTCAAGTTGTTATCCATATACTTATTCATATTTAATGGAATATTTaacttttataaaaaattatgtaaacAAATCCAGGCCAGATATTAATTACATAGAGGAAACATTGTGTAAGACAACTTGTGGTTTTAATTGCCCTATTCTGGCAATAACAAATTATGatacattatataaaacttcaaaagaagataataaaaataaaaaattccaTCCAAAATTGGAGGGGGATATTTCCATAGACAATATGTTTAGGCTTTATAGTAGtggaaaagaaaatatagcTGATAAAGAAAGTATAGCTGATAAAGAAAGTATAGCTGATAAAGAAAATGTAACTGATAAAGAAAATGTAActgataaaataatgaatactatactcgatgaaataaatttatctaaatataacaacaaatgttttaattttacGAATTCGGATATTTTCGATAGTTGTAATGCTATAAGCACACTTAATGATAAATTGTGGATGTATGATTTGTGGACCTTTTCAAATGAATTAGTTAGTAAGTCGAATATTGATGCAAACTTTGATGGAGTGAGCGATTTGAATAATTATCAAGATATTAGTACTTTTGATAATAGCAATAATAGCAATAGCAATAGCAATAGCAATAATAGCAGTTGTAAATGGTCAGACAATTTTATGAGCGAATTTCCAaacttattaaaaaaaaaagtaattttaaaaatgggTAGAAGCAAGAAAAACGAGGAGAAAATGGTAATGCCATGTTTAAGAGGGGGGTCATTATTAGTTAGTTCAAATAAATTGGAAAATAACTCAAAAGAAATCACGAAGGAAATCACGAAGGGAATCACGAAGGAAATCACGAAGGGAATCACGAAGGAAATCACGAAGGGAATCACGAAGGAAATCACGaaggaaataatttttttgacgTGCCGTGTGCATCCAGGAGAAACGAATGCAAGTTATGCGATGCATggatttttatcatttattatatcaaacaatatatatgcaaacattttacgaacaaattatatttttataattattccGATGTTAAACATAGATGGTGTAGTACTTGGGCATAATCGATTTTGTTCAAATGGTTTCGATTTAAATAGACAATGGGACAAACCAATTTATTACTTACATCCAACAGTATATACAGCTAAAGCATTGCTTAAAAATCTTCaaaagaataataataaaataatattttattgtgaTTTTCATGGTCATTCCAGtaaatataattgttttttatttggcAATTCAGGTACAagaacatttttaaaaaaaaataattatactgAATATTTTGCAAATATCATTTATCAATCTATTCCTTGGTTTTCCTTAGAAGATaccaaatttaaaaatttgaatGACAGTGAAGGAAAAGGTGGAACAGCTAGATACATCTGTGGTACGGAATTAAAAATTGATTGTAGTTATACCTTGGAGTTATCTTTGTTAGGGGTACGTGTAGGAAAAAGTTTGAATTATTTGCCAAGTATTAGGGATGACAGTCCTGTTGATAATTTTGGTAAATCAGTCgatataataaatgacaaTAAAAATGACAATAAAAATGGCAATAAAAATGGCAATAAAAATGGCAATAAAAATGGCAATAAAAATGGCAATAAAAATGACAATAAAAATGACAATAAAAATGGCAATAAAAATGACAATAAAAATGACAATAAAAATGGCAATAAAAATGACAATAAAAATGGCAAGGGTTCAGATATTCTTTGTGGGTCGAATAAAGTAATAGACACAACATCCAATGTCAAAATGGTTGTTAGGGGGGGTTCTACTCGGTGTTACACCAACAAGGCAAAAGCTAACCGAAAAGAAACAGAAAAAAACGGAAGCGAATTTGAGGATTCagaaaattatcaaaaaaaattatgcatgAGTAATAAGGAAaacttcatattttttaatgaaaaCCTTTTATTGGTAACGGGGGTTAGTTTTGGGATATgtctttttaaatttatgaaTTTGTTTTTACATTGCAAGAGTTACAAAAAAACGAACGAAATAGGGAGTGAGGGTTTGCCAATTTTAAGGAATAATTTAGATTACATGTGTGGGCATACATTGGAAATAACAGAAAATTTTCAAGACTTGAGtggaaaattaaataatatgaacaagtcaggtaataaagaagaaagtggtattattattaaaaaaaaaaaattgaataaaaatgaatggTTAAAAATTAACTATTGTACTTACAACAGtgaaaagaaaataaataataaaaataatgatgaaaataatgatgaaaataacaatgaaaataataatcaaaataataatcaaaataatgatgaaaatataaatagtataGTTGGTAGAATGACTGATGATAGGAACATTTCATGTACATATGTAAGGAATAGTTATGGGGATAAGCGAGTAATATGTCCTAgccataaaaatatttgtttgGATAAAAAGGGTGATAAATGTATTTTAGCTAGCTcaaatgaaaaagataaaaaaaaaaaaataatgataaaaataaaaaaaatatatagcaataataaaaataagctagtaacaaaaatgaaaaaaaattgtcaCAATAATGGAGCGAGAAATAATGACAACGAtggaaatacaaaaaaatattacactGATAAGAcaagaaataaaaaacgaTTATTAAAAGGTGaggatgaaaatgataaacatattttgaaaataaatgaattgatcaatttagatatatttccaattatTAGTAGTTGcaataatagtaatattgTAAATAAACAACAGAACAATAATAGcacaaaattaaattttatttcaaatgggtattataaaaaatatgtcaataataaatatataaatacaaaatatgttataaaaagaaaaaggaaGATACGAGTATgcagaaaaaaagaaattcgTTTTTCAGTTAAACCTAAAGGTCCCTCTTGTATagatattatgaaaaatataattaaaaaaacggATTTGGAAAATGAGGGTTATAAAATATtcgaaattaaaaaaaacattgtTTGTGATAAAAGCCGGGATAAGCATAATAAGAAAAAGACAGAGAGTGGTagaaaaaagaagaaaaagaaaaagaaaaaaaatactaaaagTATGAAATATATTAGCGTTTTACCGAATTGGCATGCTAAGTAA
- a CDS encoding nucleoside transporter 4, putative: MEYNKLEKSEEHKIKIMFFLIGLLLTLPSHVIVNISFLINQIYNEEIFVTIMGILSGCMIIASVFQLLIEITSFMSIIVSNILNIINMGLLLTLLCVCKASKYYIYGICAIIGLFIGYLYSSCTKYSLLVDLKVNGFLVTGISFSALFVFTINTIISYFIIEDGNIESYYNTIFRSFVTILIIECFILSVIFYIQYNSSFFQDQKKKIEFPTYKYASKPLNDVEKGKKNMNSNNNYTYDGNKNFMKSFKSLFNFSNIIDGAKLIKHYYICLIPISFSILVTFIIYPHILPNKLEKGVAINYILMLTYQASDFIFIFLVTIYAHSFKFFKQIYVFILCLIRVLLVVLSIKIKNLKEGDFMYTTGFIAFIVILLGSTNGSLINMSYERINDCFKNSSNKEKKVALASSFCALSLLTSYAISPWICHAIINL, from the exons atggaatataATAAGTTGGAAAAAAGTGAAgaacataaaataaaaattatgttcTTTTTGATAGGgttattattaacattacCTTCCCATGTTATAgttaatatatcatttttaattaacCAAATATACAATGAAGAAATTTTTGTCACAATTATGGGAATACTATCAGGATGCATGATTATAGCATCTGTATTCCAATTGTTAATAGAAATAACATCATTTATGTCAATAATTGTCagtaatattttaaatataattaatatggGGTTATTATTAACACTTTTATGTGTTTGTAAAGcatcaaaatattatatatatggtaTATGTGCCATAATTGGTTTATTTATtggatatttatattcatcttgcacaaaatattctttattaGTTGATTTAAAAGTAAACGGATTTTTAGTTACAGGAATTAGTTTTAGTgcattatttgtttttactATTAACACAATAATatcttattttataattgaaGATGGTAATATCGAGTCATATTACAATACTATTTTTCGATCTTTTGttacaattttaataatcgaatgttttatattatcggttatattttatatacaatataattcTAGCTTTTTCCAagatcaaaaaaaaaaaattgaatttCCAACATACAAATATGCAAGTAAACCACTAAATGATGTAgaaaagggaaaaaaaaatatgaacagcaataataattatacatatgatggaaataaaaattttatgaaaagTTTTAAaagtttatttaatttttcaaatataattgatggtgcaaaattaattaaacattattatatttgctTAATACCCATAAGTTTTTCTATTTTAgttacttttattatttatccaCACATAC TTCCGAACAAGTTAGAGAAAGGAGTCGCCATAAATTATATACTCATGTTAACGTATCAAGCCAgtgattttatatttatttttttagtgaCAATATATGCTCActcttttaaattttttaaacaaatatatgtttttatattatgtttAATCAGAGTATTATTAGTAGTTTTgtctattaaaataaaaaatttaaaagaagGCGATTTTATGTATACAACTGGGTTTATAGCTTTTATAGTAATTTTATTAGGATCTACAAATGGATCTTTAATTAATATGAGTTATGAAAGAATAAATGATTGCTTTAAAAATTCGAGTaacaaagaaaaaaaagttgCATTAGCTTCCTCATTTTGTGCTTTATCTCTTTTAACAAGTTATGCAATATCGCCTTGGATTTGCCATgcaattataaatttatga